One part of the Candidatus Korarchaeota archaeon NZ13-K genome encodes these proteins:
- a CDS encoding ribosome biogenesis/translation initiation ATPase RLI: MPGKRLAVVDRDRCNPKKCGLECMKYCPEVRMGVEDTIKLVDSTILIDESLCTGCGMCVKKCPFSALAVIRLPEPVEGEEVHRYGPNGFTLFRLPLVRFGKIVGLVGPNGVGKTTSISILSGRIKPNLGVTDREVSWDEILERFRGSEIQTYFKRLINNEVRVVLKPERIDKIPEVIRGRVSDVLRRIDERGLYDEAISLMELEKLRDREVKELSGGELQRLAITAAYLREGDLYIFDEPTNYLDVFQRMRAAKLLRNLQEDNKALVVVEHDLAILDYLSDYVHILYGEPGVYGVVSNPHSTREGINIFLDGYLPDDNVRFREEPVSFSQRTAPSESSSEIIAAYSDLVKRFDGFSLHVEGGEIYAGEVIVAVGPNGIGKTTFVRLLAGELSPDSGSIYMEGLRVSYKPQYVRPTYEGTVESFLRRVTGANYSSAYFRAEVLRRLGIERLLDRYLDELSGGELQKVAVAACLGREADIYLIDEPSAFLDVEARFSVAKAVRRRIKGERKAVIVVEHDLLSIEAFSDRIMIFRGKPGEEGHASRPKDPREGLNEFLMEVDVTFRRDPDTGRPRVNKPGSKLDLMARATGRYYP; encoded by the coding sequence TTGCCCGGTAAGAGGCTTGCTGTGGTCGACAGGGACAGGTGCAACCCCAAGAAGTGCGGGCTTGAGTGCATGAAGTACTGTCCAGAGGTCAGGATGGGAGTGGAGGATACGATAAAGCTCGTGGATTCAACCATCCTGATCGATGAGAGCCTCTGCACGGGTTGCGGCATGTGCGTCAAGAAGTGTCCCTTCAGCGCGCTGGCCGTGATCAGGCTCCCGGAGCCCGTGGAGGGGGAGGAGGTCCACAGATACGGACCGAACGGCTTCACCCTCTTCAGACTCCCTTTGGTGAGGTTCGGGAAGATAGTGGGACTCGTCGGTCCGAACGGGGTTGGAAAAACGACTTCAATATCGATCCTCTCCGGTAGGATCAAACCGAACCTTGGGGTCACAGACAGGGAGGTCAGCTGGGATGAGATCCTGGAGAGGTTCAGGGGATCCGAGATCCAGACATACTTCAAGAGGCTGATCAACAACGAGGTGAGGGTTGTACTGAAGCCGGAGAGGATAGATAAGATACCGGAGGTTATCAGGGGCAGGGTCTCGGATGTGCTGAGGAGGATCGACGAGAGAGGGCTCTATGATGAGGCCATCTCACTCATGGAACTTGAGAAGCTGAGGGACAGGGAGGTCAAGGAGCTGAGCGGGGGTGAGCTGCAGAGGCTAGCGATCACGGCGGCCTACCTGAGGGAGGGGGACCTCTACATATTCGACGAGCCAACCAATTACCTGGATGTGTTCCAGAGGATGAGGGCTGCCAAGCTCCTGAGGAATCTTCAGGAGGACAACAAGGCCCTGGTCGTTGTGGAGCACGATCTGGCAATCCTAGATTACTTGAGTGACTACGTCCACATACTCTACGGGGAGCCCGGGGTCTATGGCGTCGTCAGCAACCCGCACTCGACCAGGGAGGGCATCAACATATTCCTAGATGGCTACCTTCCGGACGACAACGTCAGGTTCAGGGAGGAACCCGTCTCCTTCTCGCAGAGGACGGCCCCATCAGAGTCGTCCTCGGAGATAATAGCGGCATATTCCGATCTGGTGAAGAGATTCGATGGCTTCTCCCTGCATGTTGAGGGAGGGGAGATATATGCAGGTGAGGTTATAGTGGCTGTGGGACCCAACGGGATAGGAAAGACTACTTTCGTCAGACTGCTCGCCGGTGAGCTCTCGCCGGATAGCGGATCAATTTACATGGAGGGTCTGAGAGTCTCCTACAAGCCACAGTACGTCAGGCCCACTTACGAGGGGACGGTGGAATCCTTCCTTAGGAGAGTGACCGGGGCCAACTACTCGAGCGCCTACTTCAGGGCCGAGGTGCTGAGGAGGCTGGGGATCGAGAGGCTGCTGGACAGGTACCTGGATGAGCTCAGCGGGGGTGAGCTTCAGAAGGTGGCGGTGGCAGCCTGCCTCGGCAGGGAGGCGGACATCTACCTCATAGACGAGCCCAGCGCTTTCTTGGATGTAGAAGCGAGGTTCTCCGTGGCTAAAGCCGTCAGGAGAAGGATAAAGGGAGAGAGGAAGGCTGTTATAGTTGTGGAGCACGATCTCCTCTCAATAGAAGCTTTTTCGGATAGGATCATGATCTTCAGGGGCAAACCCGGGGAGGAGGGTCACGCATCCAGGCCCAAGGACCCCAGGGAGGGGCTGAATGAGTTCCTCATGGAGGTGGATGTTACGTTCAGGAGGGACCCCGACACGGGCAGGCCCAGGGTGAACAAGCCGGGTTCGAAGCTGGATCTCATGGCCAGGGCGACCGGGAGGTATTACCCCTGA